Proteins from a genomic interval of Pecten maximus chromosome 13, xPecMax1.1, whole genome shotgun sequence:
- the LOC117340459 gene encoding DNA-binding protein D-ETS-6-like, producing MTDPEEVSMRWGRRKNKPSMNYDKLSRALRYYYDKMIITKIQGKRYTYKFNFRKIMESNKAMSGSVSTSLDWNTRIGMDSRFLHHTQFRDSVSSLLPIERYVQVSSPFDRGSLYPVTELGPGYPQMVQSEEERLLPSTMSGYSSSDWQASPTFSVSSRSSPQGLPAYVTFQSQNDYRPTCDCYPACLSEKNTMSYGNY from the coding sequence ATGACTGATCCAGAGGAAGTTTCCATGCGGTGGGGGAGGCGTAAAAACAAGCCTTCAATGAATTACGACAAATTGAGCAGAGCTTTAAGATATTACTACGACAAAATGATAATTACAAAGATTCAAGGGAAAAGATACACTTATAAGTTCAACTTCAGAAAGATTATGGAATCAAACAAGGCAATGTCAGGATCAGTTTCAACATCCTTGGATTGGAATACCCGTATTGGAATGGATAGTCGATTCCTGCATCACACGCAGTTCCGGGATTCGGTCTCCTCCTTGTTGCCAATTGAGCGGTACGTACAAGTTTCATCTCCCTTTGATCGCGGCTCGCTGTATCCGGTTACAGAATTGGGGCCAGGATATCCACAGATGGTACAATCGGAAGAGGAACGCCTACTGCCATCAACAATGTCTGGATACTCATCTTCCGATTGGCAGGCATCTCCCACTTTTTCAGTTTCCTCACGTTCCTCGCCCCAAGGACTCCCGGCGTACGTCACATTTCAGTCTCAGAATGATTATCGCCCGACATGCGATTGCTACCCGGCCTGTCTTTCAGAAAAGAACACGATGTCTTACGGTAACTATTAG